The sequence taatacttttagcataaaaagtaatacttttttatagatgaccaaaataaaaaatctatattATAAAATACGATATATGATATCGTCTCtagttttttgttttatttttatgaaatctGGGGACATAATTTTCAagagaatatttttatttattagtttaatTTCATAGGCCACCTTTTACAAAAGGTAGAATCCTCCTGCAATTTGCAAATCTTCTTCTCTCAAAGATTGTCCCCATTCCGATTCTTCAGGTATCTGTTCTCTCTTAACTGTTGGGTCTCGCTGCTCTTCTTCGAGGTTGACTATTATTTTACTTGCTTGATTTTTCACGTCaatgaaatttattataaaaagtaTAATCTATAATTCGTTTCTTGTGCTTCGGATTTGGGTTTATTTTTCACAGTGATGGTCGCTGTAACTCGGTGGataaatttgttatttaatGTTCTCGTGATGTAGATTCGATGTTTGGTTGTGGAATATGATGGGATTTGAATTTTGTTGGGGAAGATTACTGCTTGATCGAGTTTGATGATTATTTGGGTCTTGTTTTCTGATGGGttttttttcctcctttttCTTCCGGTtggatttgaattgatatgacTGGATCTGGGCTGAGTGAGGACTAGAGGGTTTTCACTCATGATTTTGTGACGATTATTGAAATGGGCTTTCCTATTTGAGTATACGGAGGGTTGATTTTGACACCACAGATGATTCTGAATTATCTGCGTGAATCACATTGGCATTCTAAGAAATAAATGCTTTTACTGATTTGAATTGGAAATTAATTTTCGGTTTGTGTTTGGAtttgtttatttcaaatatcaTGATGAAACTGGATCGTCCTCCGGGACAAAGATCTGATGAAGGACAGGTTGAATTCTAATATAGTAGTCACAATTCGACTATTCTATCCGTGGTTTTTATTTGAGTTACTATAGTTTCCTTCGCAAATTAAGACCATCAGTTTTTCCTATTCGAAGTGTATCTGGTGTCTTATTGTGAGAAATCGGTTTCCGATCGTAGTTGAATGATGGGCGTAGAAGAGTGAAGTTTAGGTAGTTCTCTTTCTTGTACTCAAATTTCGGTGTTGAGGATGTTATATGTTTGGTCTTTTCTTCACTAGATTTTCAAGATAACTGAGGtggttaaaaatattttcaaaactatttacAACCGACTCATACTCACCCTTCTGTTTCATCAGTGAATATTATAAGCCTTGGATCTGGCAATGCCTTCGGGTTTTTCAAATATGAGAACTAATTTTTGGTTTCCATTTTTCAGTCTAACCAAAaaggtgtcaaaatcagacacgacccaccaacccgacacggttcaacccgaaaaaaattaggtttgggtttggggttttcgggttcgggttgaacccgatagctgacccgaaaaaaatgatcgggttgtgCTGGGTTTGGGTCAACCCAAaagttttaattgtttttttaaatgtaattaataaatattgtctacatttttgtatattgtatgtctgaaaaaatatttattgtatatttagatcataaattttcataatttaatttaatatttattttgacaatttttatttttttaaacaattgtttcttagatttagtaaatatactttatttttctacaattagactttcaaatttaaatcatatatatgagggatattttgttattatgtgtttaaattaaaatattattattattatttgaattttatttaattttctttattattcGGGTTGATCGGATTGATTCGGGTTCGTGGTTTAGAGTTTtggggttggctcgggttcagGTTCGGGTTTGGgttgaacaatttttgaataCCCAACCtacccgaattgacacccctaCAAAAAGATTGATACAGTTGTTTGTATCTcagattaattataattttgcttttattttaataattataataagagAAGGAAATGATAAGGCAACATAAAAGGATTTCATGGTTCAGCTATCTGTAATACGTGATCAATTGCCCGAAGGATGTAAGCTTTTATTGTTATTTCTTAACTTTGAGTACAATTAGTATCTCTATATGTCGACGAAAAATAATACTGTGACAAGGATATTAAAAAGGAAACCATTCCAACTACAGAGCAATACACAAAATTAAAGATTTCACATTATCTTAATAATTTCAAACATGATTGTATCAAATTAGCTTAAATTTTTAACTTCGTGGAATGCTCCTGGTACTCCGATAAGAGTTTGGCAATGGCCACCTTCTAAACAGTTCACCGGGTGGAACAAGTGAAATGATGACCTTGATAAACGCAAGTACCTGCATTTAAGTATTGCTGCAGAAGTTCCAATATTTTGTATGCAATGAATAATTTCAAACAAAATTGGACTGAATAGCGCACGGAGAACTGCTATTTTTTTCTTACCCCTTTTAGATCTCAAAGTTAACCTTTATGGCTGATAAGTGGTAGTGCTACATTGTTACAGCGCTAAAATGTGCAGTATTCAATTAATTTTCCATTTATTGGCATGTCCTTTATCTGGCTTCGATATTACAGTATGGCAGCCAGTGGTAGCCAGAATGGAATTCAACTCTTGCTAGCAGCAGAACAAGAAGCTCAGCACATTGTCAATACTGCTAGATCCGGTGATTACTCTTTGCCTCCAATGATTCATATCTAGTATTTTTCCGTTGGCTTTGTCTCAGTTTTGTAACTTCAAGAACCCAACTCTTTTATGTGCGAATTTACTTTCGAGCTAGGTGGGGTTGGCAGCTTAGATTACAAGTCAATATATTTCTTTCCGACCTAAAAATAGAAGGgagatatatttttaaatttactaTTATGATGACCTATGTTGATTTCCCCCTAACTTAGTGACTAGGTGTGTTATATTTGTACTTTATGGTGAGGAGGAAAAGACTTTGAGCTACATCATCTTGATGTTGGGCTCTGTTTAACATCGTTCTTATATACTTTCTTAACTCGTTTTAAAACTTTGCATTCATTCAGCTCTAGCTTTTTTGTATGTTGTGTAGAAGGTTCCATATGACAGGCGATTTATATTTACGTTTTCTTTACCATGCAGCAAAGCAAAATAGGTTGAAGCAGGCAAAAGAAGAAGCTGAGAAGGATATTGCTGATTTCCGTGCTCAAATAGAAGCTGAATTTCAGAAAAAGGTTTCAGAGGTAAGGATATTGACAGAAAATTAGGAAGAACGTGAGGCAGGTCGTTCGAGTAAAATTGTCTGTCAAATTAGTTCTTTTTCCATTACAGTGCCACAAGTTTCTGAATGGTAAGATTGCCAAATTCTTGCAAGAATTTCTGATTTCCTTCCTGTTCTTTAAACAGAGCAGTGGAGACTCGGGTGCCAATATGAAGCGTCTTGAACAGGAGACAGATGAAAAGATCTCTCACCTCAAGGAAGAGGCTTCAAGAGTTTCCCCTGATGTTGTCTCGATGCTGTTGATGCACGTGACTACTGTAAAGAACTGAGATTCTTGATTTAGCAGAATGGGTTATATCTCGCGTATTTCGTAGAATGATTCGTGAATTGAACACTTGATCAATTTGTGTTGTAacattatctttatttttcgtTATCGTATCTATTCTTGCTTCCGGGTTGAATAATTTGTGGTTGCGGAATGGTGTTCCTTCTAAGGGGCAGGATATATTTATCACATCAGACATTATGTGCATCATGTGTGGTTTCGGCAAGAAATAAGACAGATTTATGTTACTTTTGTGGCTTATATACGTTTCCGAGTGAGATTCTATGCTATCTCTTGTATTGATTTGAACTTTTTGTAATTGAAGAGTAGGATCGCTCGAAgataatcaaaataatcaaGATTTGGTGTTCAATAACTATATTACTACAATATAATGTAGATTTCTTTCATAAAAAATGGACTTAAGTATGTAAATTGGCATAGGGCATACGTACTTGTCACCTCAATGATTGAAATAAGTgtatgaaatatgatttttattagattttCCATTATTTAATATTCTTTCTTATTTATACGAATCCGAAccgaattatttttttttcaaaaggtTTCCCTTTATACGAATCAAAAccgaattattttttattttttttcaaaaagttaCCCATGAATGGGAAACCTTGTCAGATGTCTCTTGAATTAGAAGAAATGATAAATGTGTACGAGTAAGCAGAGATCTAAAGGAGATGACTGCAAATATCGACCCACAGAACACATATCCCACAATATTTTAGTGAGCAATATGCTCCACACGAAGATCGATCATACGATGTCGAAGAATATCTACTCACATTATCCTAAGCATTACCAACACGCCTATGTACCTGGGAGAGAATTAGAACTGAATTATATACTAAGATGGTGTTcaacttttaattcaaattaattcggaagttttgaaattgatctaTGGAGCGATTTTGAGACAATATTTGGGTTTTAAGTTGGCAAATTGATATTTACTTAAAGACAGAAATACAGTGTAATACTTATTgttagataaagcccttgatatttaagtttttatggtttcattttactttatttgtatacccatacaatcagcatagataaagcccttgattgtactttaata comes from Primulina huaijiensis isolate GDHJ02 chromosome 5, ASM1229523v2, whole genome shotgun sequence and encodes:
- the LOC140976668 gene encoding V-type proton ATPase subunit G 1-like, with protein sequence MAASGSQNGIQLLLAAEQEAQHIVNTARSAKQNRLKQAKEEAEKDIADFRAQIEAEFQKKVSESSGDSGANMKRLEQETDEKISHLKEEASRVSPDVVSMLLMHVTTVKN